The genomic window TTAGAGGAAGCGATTTCTCTGTTAAAGCAGAATTCACGCCGTTATGCAAAAAGGCAGCTCACATGGTTTCGAAATAAAATGAATGTTGATTGGTTTGATATGTCGGAAGTTGTTACGTCAGGCATGTTTGAAAAAAAACTTGCGGAAATTTCAACGCATATTGAAGGAAAGCTGCAAATAAAATCGAATACATAGAGTAGAGATAAAAGAGGAGGATATAAGATGAAAACATCTATTAATATTCAAGACCAATTTTTAAACCAGCTTCGGAAGGACAATACAAATGTAACCGTGTTTTTATTAAACGGATTCCAAATTAGAGGCCAAATAAAAGGCTTTGATAATTTCACAGTTCTTTTTGAATCTGAAGGAAAGCAACAGCTTGTATATAAACATGCAATTTCTACATTCGCGCCTCAGCGCAATGTTCAAATCGATATGGAGAACCAATAATTACTACTCGAGTTGAATAAGGGTTCCACTTCTTAGGAAGTGGAACCCTTTATATTTTTATTGGAAACCAAACAGGGTGTAAATTAGGCTTTTACAAAAACCTTTAATGAAGTAAGAATCAAATGAATACATATAGATAAGGAATTTTTTCACTAACAATAAGTGGAATCTTGATCCTATGAAGAAAATGGGCTTTTGTCACAATCTAAACTTCTATGCGTATACTGTTTCTGAGAACGTGAGGTGAAAGCTTTTGGACCAGCCAATTCGAATGAAGAATAATGGACAGATTAGCATTGTCCTTAATTCGCAAAATCGCAAAACCTTAACGAAAGAACTGCCTGAATCTCAAGCCTTACCTAAAGTAATTCCACCAGAGCATACGGCACTCAAAGATATTGAAGAAGAATTAGGTGCTCTTGTAGGAATGGAAGAAATGAAAAGAATGATAAAGGAAATTTATGCATGGATATATGTGAATAAAAAACGTGAAGATGCAGGCCTAAAGGCAGGAAAACAGGCACTTCATATGATGTTTAAAGGAAACCCTGGCACAGGTAAGACAACGGTTGCCAGATTAATCGGAAAGCTTTTTCAAAAAATGAATGTTTTATCAAAAGGACATTTAATTGAAGCAGAACGTGCGGATCTCGTTGGTGAATATATTGGCCATACAGCACAGAAGACGCGGGATTTGATCAAAAAAGCTTTAGGCGGGATCCTGTTTATTGATGAAGCTTATTCTCTTGGAAGAGGCGGAGAAAAGGATTTTGGAAAGGAAGCCATCGATACGCTGGTTAAACATATGGAAGATAAACAGCATGAATTTATTCTTATCCTTGCAGGCTATTCGAGGGAAATGGATTACTTTCTCACCTTAAATCCTGGATTGCATTCACGATTTCCATTAGTGATTGATTTTCCTGATTACTCCGTTGCTCAGCTCATGGAAATTGGGGACAGAATGTTAAAAGATCGGGAATATACGTTAAGCCATGAAGCGGAAAAAAAGCTGCATGACCATTTACTATGGATCAAAACTCATTTAAATCCGGTAAGCTTCTCAAATGGCAGGTATATTCGAAACGTCATAGAAAAGTCGATAAGAGCTCAGGCAATGAGGCTATTAATGCAGAATAGCTATGACAGGCATGAGCTAGTGACAATCCGGAGCAATGATTTAGTATTTGAAGGGGATTAAGAACAGAAGGATTCCACTTAACAGGAATCCTTTTTCAATACACTGAAGGGGAGTCCTAAAGAGTATTGCACCTTTATTTTTTCGTAAAATAACGATAATCACACACAAATTAGAGTTAATTTCTTGGTTTTGTTATGATAGGATTAAGTGATTTCCGTAATAAAGTATAAAAGGAAAGAAGGATGCTGATTGGAGCAAAAGCATAATTTTGAAAAAGTAATTCTCGTTGGATGTCAGACTAATGAAGATGATCAGCAATTTGCGTATTCGATAGAAGAATTAGGCTCTTTAACTGAGACAGCAAAAGGGAAAGTCGTTGCAACCTTATCGCAAAAACGTGATCGCATCCATTCGGCTACATATATTGGAAAGGGCAAGGTTGAGGAATTAACGGCCCTCCAAGAAGAATTAGAAGCAGATTTAATTATCTTTAATGATGAATTATCGCCAAGCCAAGTACGAAATCTTGCAGCAAATGTAGATGCAAAAATAATTGACCGGACACAATTAATATTAGATATTTTTGCACAGAGAGCACGTTCGAAAGAGGGGAAGCTGCAGGTTGAACTAGCTCAGCTGCAATACTTGCTGCCAAGATTGACAGGTCAGGGAACACAGCTTTCAAGGCTAGGAGGAGGAATTGGCACTAGAGGACCAGGTGAAACAAAATTAGAATCTGATAGAAGACATATTCGAGGTCGCATCAATGAAATTAAAAACCAACTATCTGTTATTGTTCAGCATCGGGACAGGTATAGAGAAAGAAGAAAAAAGAACAAAGCGTTCCAAATCGCAATTGTAGGCTATACAAATGCTGGGAAATCGACATTGTTTAACAGATTGACAGAGGCAGATTCCTTTGAAGAAAATCAGCTATTTGCAACCCTTGATCCGATG from Bacillus sp. DTU_2020_1000418_1_SI_GHA_SEK_038 includes these protein-coding regions:
- the hflX gene encoding GTPase HflX — its product is MEQKHNFEKVILVGCQTNEDDQQFAYSIEELGSLTETAKGKVVATLSQKRDRIHSATYIGKGKVEELTALQEELEADLIIFNDELSPSQVRNLAANVDAKIIDRTQLILDIFAQRARSKEGKLQVELAQLQYLLPRLTGQGTQLSRLGGGIGTRGPGETKLESDRRHIRGRINEIKNQLSVIVQHRDRYRERRKKNKAFQIAIVGYTNAGKSTLFNRLTEADSFEENQLFATLDPMTRKLIMPSGFTTLLTDTVGFIQDLPTTLIAAFRSTLEEVKEADLILHVVDSGSPDYYQHEETVNELLKELENEKIPQLTVYNKRDIKHPDFVPIAKTKAILISAFDEQDRNGLKSMIEEMILEMMNYYHVEVPSSEGKLLSQLKNETILRELFFHEEKQIYVCKGYYLENHHIGGQINKYKM
- the spoVK gene encoding stage V sporulation protein K; translated protein: MDQPIRMKNNGQISIVLNSQNRKTLTKELPESQALPKVIPPEHTALKDIEEELGALVGMEEMKRMIKEIYAWIYVNKKREDAGLKAGKQALHMMFKGNPGTGKTTVARLIGKLFQKMNVLSKGHLIEAERADLVGEYIGHTAQKTRDLIKKALGGILFIDEAYSLGRGGEKDFGKEAIDTLVKHMEDKQHEFILILAGYSREMDYFLTLNPGLHSRFPLVIDFPDYSVAQLMEIGDRMLKDREYTLSHEAEKKLHDHLLWIKTHLNPVSFSNGRYIRNVIEKSIRAQAMRLLMQNSYDRHELVTIRSNDLVFEGD
- the hfq gene encoding RNA chaperone Hfq, producing MKTSINIQDQFLNQLRKDNTNVTVFLLNGFQIRGQIKGFDNFTVLFESEGKQQLVYKHAISTFAPQRNVQIDMENQ